A DNA window from Macadamia integrifolia cultivar HAES 741 chromosome 4, SCU_Mint_v3, whole genome shotgun sequence contains the following coding sequences:
- the LOC122075645 gene encoding uncharacterized protein LOC122075645, which translates to MKGELQLEPAGERSPGDSDPLLGNEANSLTESSNEIKDVEIEAPSAACCRICLEYDGEPGTGGELISPCMCKGTQQFVHRSCLDHWRSVKEGFAFSHCTTCKAQFHLRVEFLEDYSWRKIKFRIFVARDVLLVFLAVQTVIAAMGGFAYFMDKNGNFRNSFNDSWDRILSKHPIPFYYCIGVLAFFVLLGFFGLILHCSSFNNSDPCMAGCRNCCYGWGILDCFPASMEACFALVIIFVVIFAILGIAYGFLAATMAIQRIWQRHYHILTKRELTKEYVVEDLRGCYTPPKLDLEHEERLKLLKLL; encoded by the exons ATGAAGGGAGAGCTACAGTTAGAACCGGCAGGGGAACGAAGTCCAGGTGATTCCGATCCCCTGCTTGGGAACGAGGCTAATTCGTTGACGGAAAGTTCGAACGAAATAAAAGATGTAGAGATCGAAGCTCCTTCGGCGGCTTGTTGTCGTATCTGTCTAGAGTACGACGGTGAACCAG GTACAGGTGGAGAATTGATATCTCCTTGCATGTGCAAAGGAACCCAGCAGTTTGTTCATCGTTCATGCCTTGACCATTGGCGCTCTGTGAAG GAAGGATTTGCTTTTTCACATTGCACAACTTGCAAGGCCCAATTCCATCTTCGGGTTGAATTCCTGGAGGACTATTCCTGgcgtaaaataaaatttagaatttttGTGGCAAGAGATGTTCTACTCGTGTTCTTGGCAGTTCAAACT GTGATTGCTGCAATGGGTGGCTTTGCATATTTTATGGATAAAAATGGGAATTTCCGGAATTCATTCAATGACAGTTGGGACCGTATACTGTCAAAACATCCAATACCGTTTTACTACTGCATTG GTGTACTAGCCTTCTTTGTGCTGCTGGGGTTTTTTGGGCTCATACTACACTGCTCCTCTTTCAACAATAGCGACCCATGCATGGCTGGCTGCCGGAACTGTTGTTACGGATGGGGCATTTTGGACTGCTTCCCAGCTTCGATGGAAGCTTGCTTTGCCCTGGTTATCATCTTCGTCGTCATATTTGCCATTCTAGGCATTGCCTATGGTTTTCTTGCTGCCACCATGGCCATCCAGAGGATCTGGCAGAGACACTATCACATCCTCACAAAGAGGGAGCTCACAAAG GAATATGTAGTTGAGGATCTTCGTGGGTGTTATACACCACCAAAGCTGGACCTAGAGCATGAGGAGCGTCTAAAATTACTGAAGCTTCTGTAA